From Erigeron canadensis isolate Cc75 chromosome 5, C_canadensis_v1, whole genome shotgun sequence:
ATTTGTTAGCCGAGGAGAAGAACTAAACAGGAGTTAAGAACTCGTGTTTATATCCTGTCTATGTAACTTTAACTCTTGACTAATCATTGACATTATAATAgaaatggaattttttttttaaaaaaagagcTTTTCATACTCTGTTGGACTCAATTTTGCTGATGTCTAGTAGCGATTGAGGAAGTCCAGGAAACCGTTGTTTGAGGAGAAGTAAAATAGTCTCGGCTCTCTCTTCAAAAAGTTCTCTTCTCTCCATCTTCGCAGATGAATTCCATGAAGCTCTCGACtccttttgaagcatttttcTCTTCCAAATGATCATTGAAGCTTCAATCTTATTTTTTATGTCTAGTATTTTGTGCTCTGATGATAAGTCTGTTGAAGCTAGGAATTGCCCAGGGTCAAAAAACTCGACTGTAATGCTCTTGTAGGCTACCTCTCCGAGGGTATCCCTGCTATTCTGTTTCGAAATTTTGGGTTATTAGTCTCAGCGAACATATTTAGTTAGTTTACTGACTAAATTGAGTCTAAGTGTAATATTGTAACAATAACAAGTAACTAGTGGTGCAATCTATCTATATAGTTTTTCGGacttatatttagtttttagcATGACAATGATATTAGCTCGGCTAGTTGGAGTCGTCAGGTTTTACACACCAAGGGGGGTTTAATCCTTGTTAACCTCTAAACAATGGTCTTCTGGTATGGCTTTTCCTTGGATGTCTACTCAGCGTTGGATGTAGCGGGGATCTGGTTAAGACAACTGAGTACTATAGGCTCTCACCTTTGGAAGACGGGGCTTGTTCTATTTGACAgttgtcatttaaaaaaaatatttagtttttggcATGTATATgcaaataaactatatatttgtaGATACCTTTGGGAGGTTGTCAATGTAACTATCAGGAATCTCCATTTCTGCAAGTACTTCTGCATTGATGGCCATGGAAGCTTTCAGAACTTGATTTGCacaatctttttgtttttgcatCCATTTTCTTGATTCTTCAGAGAGGCCTCCAGGAGGAACCTTCACTGTTGGTAGCCACCACTTATCACTTCTTTGGACTCCTTTTTCAGATTCATTTGCATCTTTAGACACATACCAAAATTCTTTTTGATCCTTGAAATTGTCTAGACAATcctaaatatacataaataaataaataaaatgcaaataatACGTCAAATAAGTTGTTGGATAGTGAGTAAAAAAATGAGCAAGTAAACTTTTTAGTATGGTTTAGGACGGTTGAGTTGGGCCAAATCACTATTCTCCAAACTCAAATAGTAtctcaaatatgattacaaattaaaggtgtatatttaatataaataaatatgatattcctatttttttttcaaatgattgtGATCTTAGGCTGCTCCTATGGCTCGccggtttttcttcaaaatctCGTCACTTAAGCGACGCTATTGACACCATTACGTCACTTTGCGTGTTAGTTTCCATCCAGAGTTACCGATAATTGAAAGACGAGGTCTGTGGGTCTACCTTTCGATCCGATtgtttaaaatttctaaaataaaaatataaagtgatGAAATGTTATTGACAAAAGTGTGTCAATTACAAGTGCTGACATATTTTCGTTTAGGTAGACATCTCTAAGTAAATATGAGTACTTTGTGAGCTCCCATTCATAAGAAAATGGGTCAAGTAGCCACCTCTAAGTATATACTTTGAGATAAATtccaatttataaattatacttTACACATCAACATTTTTGGGTTCACGATATATTTAGAAATAGGTTAATATGTATTGTGTGAAGCCAATTAATAGAGTTTATCTCAAAGTATATACATAGATGTCACTACTTGACCCAAAGGGAGATCTCAAAGTATTTACTTAGAGGTGACTAACTAAACGACATTATGTCAGCATTTTTAAACTAGCACACTCTTGTCAATAATACTTCctcaatttattttttatttttaaatttttatatagataaattatCAATCATAAACTAAAAATGGGCTTCAAGTATGTCATTTCTGATTTTATTCTATGCACTTAATATGATTAACTCATTTACAGTATAAAATTGGCACCACGAATCATACGGTGAGCATCTTGTCAAGCTTCCTTAGTGCCGGAACGTTCATGAGCAaatcttttctttgttttgtcaCCATAATCTGCATATATATGAATCATATATTAGGAACTTGGGCTACAAAACCATGTATAAACGCACACTATCATGTATATGGTACCCGTATAGATCTATATGACCAATTTGGTTCCTTTCGCGCCAATTGGTTATTTTCTTATCTTTAGTACTCGTTTAAGTCATTTTATATCCAAAGCATCACCTATTTAAAACAGGAAGTCATAGATTTCCAACTAAACCAGAAAGTTCCTAGGAAGTGTAGATTGACATAGACACCTTTTACTCTGAACGCTAGGAAGTGTAGATTGACAGAGACACCTTTTACTTTGAACGCTATTTATGGAACTAGCCATTGTCCCCTCACAACAAAATATGTAAGTCCAACCCATGATGGGAATGACATTGCTGATAGttaaatatacataatttacTCATACTAGAAACATACTTTATTTCTCCCCCCATGATATGATAAACTACTCATTCAATTACTAGACCTAAGCACTATGTTCTTAAGTATAAAACTCAATGAATTTGGGTAACAAGAATGTTAGATGACCTCCATATTTGATCCATCTCTGGCCGTGTGTTGGACGGGAACAAACTCAACGATATGATCAGTCACGGATAAAAGCCAATCTACTTCTTTTCTCCACCTCTTTTTCGAGTCTTCTTTCATTGGAGCTAGCTTATGTTGTTCTCCAAACACAGAAGCTGGAAATCGTAACCACGAACccaagaaataagaaaaatttACGGGCTTTAACGagttaaacaagattttcataTTTACCATTGTAAAATTACCAGCAAGATTTGTAATGGCATTTGA
This genomic window contains:
- the LOC122599466 gene encoding rho guanine nucleotide exchange factor 8-like — its product is MVVGEEQTTKIAQKQTMDVEQSIDVTQTDSMPNVDNNANKENQENTKGKPKSAKEKLKADLEQMKEKFSKLLLGEDMSGGGKGVSSALALSNAITNLAASVFGEQHKLAPMKEDSKKRWRKEVDWLLSVTDHIVEFVPVQHTARDGSNMEIMVTKQRKDLLMNVPALRKLDKMLTDCLDNFKDQKEFWYVSKDANESEKGVQRSDKWWLPTVKVPPGGLSEESRKWMQKQKDCANQVLKASMAINAEVLAEMEIPDSYIDNLPKNSRDTLGEVAYKSITVEFFDPGQFLASTDLSSEHKILDIKNKIEASMIIWKRKMLQKESRASWNSSAKMERRELFEERAETILLLLKQRFPGLPQSLLDISKIESNRDVGLAVLESYSRVLESLANTVMNRIEDVLYADDMAQSDDQDNTGSGQTPKGTPATSTTISDFMGWEADQEEDT